In Pectobacterium aroidearum, the following are encoded in one genomic region:
- a CDS encoding methyl-accepting chemotaxis protein gives MNFLAKMKLGTMLGAGFASVIIIGLMVAVLGRAHLVDLGEDIESLSEKNLTSLILIQDAKNGFDAVARSVRNIGLTDDRSRIQEEKRLIDQQIARNTEILTKLYEHMSEPETRDTLESLTQARPAYRDTVNKAVELGLSENAEERARAVQIMVNEMQVTQAPVFAALDSMREFQKTRTLDMTTSAMQEARSDGNMLIVFAAIAVLVGILVSVLITRTIKGLLGGEVVYAAQIAQAVAQGNLAVAVNLRPGDDRSVLAAMNGMRKSLSSIVEQVRESSESIATGASQIAAGSTDLSQRTEEQAANLQQTAASMEEMSQTVRQNSDTVRNAAQLAQAASNTAAKGGEAVGNIVVTMKEITDSSHKIGDIISVIDGIAFQTNILALNAAVEAARAGEQGRGFAVVAGEVRSLAQRSATAAKEIKELIGHSVEKVETGSALVSDAGTTIEELVRQARHVADLINEIGVTTQEQESGVSQIHDAVNQLDQVTQQNAALVEQSASAADSLSDQAAHLVELMKVFVVEGGSSQRLAPQLKRPDSAKLSLANSRSRAGSDTQNWEQF, from the coding sequence ATGAATTTTCTAGCAAAAATGAAGCTTGGCACCATGTTGGGTGCCGGCTTCGCCTCTGTCATCATCATCGGTCTGATGGTCGCCGTGCTGGGACGCGCGCATCTGGTCGATCTGGGTGAAGATATTGAATCACTGTCCGAAAAAAATCTGACCAGCCTTATCCTGATACAGGACGCCAAAAACGGTTTTGATGCCGTGGCGCGTTCGGTGCGTAACATTGGCCTGACCGATGACAGGAGCCGTATTCAGGAAGAAAAGCGCCTGATCGATCAGCAAATCGCCCGCAATACAGAAATCCTGACCAAATTGTATGAACACATGTCTGAACCAGAAACTCGTGACACGCTGGAGAGCCTGACGCAGGCGCGTCCAGCTTATCGGGATACCGTGAATAAGGCGGTTGAACTTGGTCTATCCGAGAATGCCGAAGAAAGGGCGCGTGCCGTGCAAATCATGGTCAATGAGATGCAGGTTACGCAGGCACCAGTTTTCGCCGCGCTGGATAGCATGCGGGAATTTCAGAAAACACGGACGCTGGATATGACGACAAGCGCGATGCAGGAAGCGCGCTCAGACGGCAACATGCTGATCGTCTTCGCAGCCATTGCGGTGCTCGTTGGCATTCTGGTTTCCGTACTGATTACCCGCACCATCAAAGGCTTACTGGGTGGCGAAGTGGTTTATGCCGCACAAATCGCCCAGGCGGTTGCGCAGGGAAATCTGGCCGTCGCCGTGAACTTACGTCCCGGAGATGACCGCAGTGTACTGGCAGCCATGAACGGAATGCGCAAAAGCCTGAGTAGCATTGTTGAACAGGTGCGTGAGAGCAGTGAATCCATCGCCACCGGCGCCAGCCAAATCGCCGCAGGCAGTACCGACCTCAGCCAGCGTACGGAAGAGCAGGCGGCCAACCTGCAACAAACCGCAGCCTCAATGGAAGAGATGAGCCAGACCGTACGTCAGAACTCAGACACCGTGCGTAATGCCGCTCAGCTGGCGCAGGCTGCCAGCAACACCGCGGCTAAAGGCGGTGAAGCCGTCGGCAATATCGTTGTCACCATGAAAGAAATTACCGACAGTTCGCACAAAATTGGCGACATCATCAGTGTCATTGACGGCATCGCCTTCCAGACCAACATTCTGGCGCTCAACGCCGCGGTCGAAGCCGCCCGGGCGGGTGAACAAGGCCGTGGTTTTGCCGTGGTGGCTGGAGAAGTTCGCTCGCTGGCGCAGCGCTCCGCCACCGCAGCCAAAGAGATTAAAGAACTGATCGGCCACAGCGTCGAGAAAGTCGAGACAGGCTCCGCCTTGGTCAGCGATGCGGGAACGACAATCGAAGAGCTGGTTCGTCAGGCACGTCACGTTGCCGATCTGATTAACGAAATTGGCGTAACTACGCAGGAACAAGAATCTGGTGTCTCGCAGATTCACGATGCCGTTAACCAACTCGATCAGGTCACGCAGCAGAACGCCGCGCTCGTTGAGCAATCCGCGTCTGCCGCCGATAGCCTGAGCGATCAAGCGGCTCATCTGGTCGAGCTGATGAAAGTCTTCGTCGTTGAAGGCGGATCTTCACAGCGCCTTGCTCCGCAGTTGAAAAGGCCTGACAGCGCCAAACTCTCGCTTGCCAATTCCAGAAGCCGCGCAGGAAGCGATACGCAAAACTGGGAACAGTTCTGA